A genome region from Flavobacterium sp. CFS9 includes the following:
- a CDS encoding DUF2851 family protein, producing MKEDFLHYLWRFKKFETLDLRTTQNEPLIIIKTGDYLELSGPDFFNAQIIIGNQKWAGNVEIHLKSSDWYVHGHEKDTAYDNVILHVVWEHDTEIFEKNNTEIPVLVLKEYTSKEMVTNYNALIAPKSWIFCEKSITEIDEFVFKIWQERLFFERLERKATFIYDLLEEYKQDWEAVLFSLFARNFGLNTNGNSFLQMAKSLPFSIVRKESFEVENLEALFFGTIGLLDSEKEDVYFADLKIRYYYLLNKYQLKRHPIDPIQFYKHRPDNFPTIRLSQLANLYQKQNLFSKVIAAKSVEEVRKLLIVSANPYWQNHYQFDKESSRKPKALSHAFIDLLIINTIIPLQFAYATTRDESISEELISFMNQVAPEKNAIVSKFEFFGVKAENAFETQALLELKKEYCNQKACLRCALGVELLKNN from the coding sequence ATGAAAGAAGATTTTCTTCATTACCTGTGGAGATTCAAAAAGTTTGAAACTCTGGACCTTAGAACTACTCAAAATGAACCGCTCATCATTATTAAAACGGGTGATTATCTGGAACTTTCCGGACCGGATTTCTTCAATGCTCAAATTATAATAGGAAATCAAAAATGGGCCGGCAATGTCGAAATACATCTCAAGTCTTCAGATTGGTATGTACACGGTCACGAAAAAGATACCGCTTATGACAATGTAATTCTGCATGTGGTTTGGGAACACGATACAGAGATTTTTGAAAAGAATAATACTGAGATTCCGGTTTTGGTTTTAAAAGAGTATACATCTAAAGAAATGGTCACTAATTACAATGCTCTTATAGCACCCAAATCATGGATATTTTGCGAAAAAAGTATCACTGAAATTGACGAGTTTGTTTTTAAAATCTGGCAGGAAAGACTATTCTTTGAGCGTTTAGAGCGCAAAGCAACATTTATTTACGATTTGCTGGAGGAATACAAGCAGGATTGGGAAGCAGTTTTATTCTCCTTGTTCGCAAGGAATTTTGGATTGAATACCAATGGAAATTCTTTTCTGCAAATGGCAAAATCCCTTCCGTTTTCGATTGTCAGAAAGGAAAGTTTTGAAGTTGAAAATCTCGAAGCGCTGTTTTTTGGCACCATTGGATTATTAGACTCCGAGAAAGAAGATGTGTATTTTGCCGATTTAAAAATAAGGTATTATTATCTGTTGAACAAATACCAGTTAAAAAGACATCCTATAGATCCCATTCAGTTTTATAAGCATCGTCCGGATAATTTCCCAACCATTCGGCTCTCACAATTGGCTAATTTATATCAAAAGCAAAATCTGTTTTCAAAAGTAATTGCTGCAAAATCAGTGGAGGAAGTGCGTAAGCTGTTAATAGTATCGGCAAATCCGTATTGGCAGAATCATTATCAGTTTGATAAAGAAAGTTCCAGGAAACCAAAGGCTTTATCTCACGCATTTATAGATTTACTGATTATAAATACGATCATTCCACTTCAGTTTGCCTATGCGACAACAAGAGATGAATCAATCTCTGAGGAGTTAATTTCCTTTATGAATCAGGTTGCACCAGAGAAAAATGCGATTGTTAGCAAATTTGAATTCTTTGGAGTAAAGGCTGAAAATGCTTTTGAAACTCAGGCGCTTTTAGAACTTAAAAAAGAATATTGTAATCAGAAAGCATGTTTAAGATGTGCATTAGGAGTTGAGTTACTCAAGAATAATTAG
- a CDS encoding PspC family transcriptional regulator: MSAILKLKFFFEKYGFHVSSRLADKLGMRVTSVRLFFIYISFVTAGLGFGIYLTLAFWIRLKDLIRAKRTSVFDL; encoded by the coding sequence ATGTCCGCTATTTTAAAACTTAAATTCTTTTTTGAAAAATATGGTTTTCATGTATCTTCAAGATTAGCTGATAAACTTGGGATGCGTGTGACAAGTGTGAGATTGTTTTTTATTTACATTTCATTTGTTACCGCCGGGCTTGGATTCGGAATTTACCTTACTCTGGCTTTTTGGATTCGTTTAAAAGATCTGATTCGTGCAAAGCGCACTTCAGTATTTGATTTATAA